The genomic interval CGCGGCCCTGAGCATGCCGGCGAGACTTTCGCTGAGGATCAGCTGCAGGTGCATGCGCTTCAGTTCCACGCCGACCACCATCATGTGCAGGCCCACGCACATCGCCGCGACCGCGTAGACGCGCGCCTGGAACTCCTGTTCGTCGCCGCTCCAGTCGTCATGGCCGCGCAAAAGACGCTTGAGCATGTCGCCCAGGTGTTCGATCAGGGAGACGCCGCGCCGCCGCGCATAGTCGGCCAGTTCGGGATCGCGCGCAGCCGCCAGGTCGATTTCCAGGCCGAGCCGCAGGCGGCGGCCATCGGCCTCGGACAGCAGCCATTCCTCCAGCGCGCCGGCGATGAAGTCGGTCGCGGCCAGATGCTGCGGCCGTTCGATCATCCACATGGTGCGCAGCGACCGCTCGTAGCTGCGTTCCATCAGCGCCCGCACCAGCCCGCGCTTGTCGCCGAAGCAGCGGCGCAACGCGCTGCAGGGCACGTCGCTGGCTTGCGCTATCAGTTCGAAGCTGGTCGCGCCGAGGCCCTTGTCGGTGATGCACTGTTCGGCCGCGTCGAGCGCGGCATCGCGGATGCGCTGCTCGCGTTCCCTGGCGCTGCGCAGGTCAACGACATTGGACATGGGGAGCGGTCCTGGCGAAAAGGTGGATGGTGACCCGATTGCGTCGCCGATGCCATGCCGAACGCATGCGAGACGCATGTGGCGCAAGACGAAACGGCGGTCGGCATGCTTATCATGCGTATAATAATCATTCTCGTTAACTAGCGGTGCCTGGACGGTGCCGTGTCGTCTCAAAGGATCCGTTGATGCCTGCACCGCTTCTCCTGTCCGTCGCGCTGTTCACCGCGTTGGCGACCATCGCCCGCGCCCACGCGCAGTCGCCCGACGCGCAGACCCTGGATACCGTCGTAGTCAGTGCCTCGCGCACCGATCAGCCGGCCGAAACCGCGCCACAGACCGTGGTGGTGATCGACCAGCAGCAAATCGCCCAGCAATTGGCCATCAGCAGCAATTCGTCGGATCTGCTGTCCAGCCTGCTGCCGTCGTATACGCCGAGCCGCGGCAAGATGAACGGCAGTGGCGAGACCTTGCGCGGACGTACGCCGTTGATCCTGGTCGACGGCATCCCGCAGTCCAATCCGCTGCGTCCGACCGGGCGCGAAGCGCACACGATCGACTATGCGATGGTCGAACGCATCGAGGTGATCCAGGGCGCCAACGCGATGAACGGCCTGGGCGCGACCGGCGGCACCATCAACCTGGTCACGCGCCGCCCGCAGCCGGGTGCGCTCAACCAGCATGTCGAAGTACAGACTACGATGCCGACCACCGACGTCGATGCCGAGACCACCAGCTACAGAACCAGCTACCGCATCGATGGACGCCGCGACAAGCTCGACTACCTGCTCGGCGTCGGCTACGAGGACCAGGGCCTGTACCTGGACGGCGACGGGCACGCGATCGGCACCGACGTGACCCAGGGCGATCTGATGGCCACGCGCGCCTATGACGTGCACGCCAAGCTGGGCTACTGGATCGACGACCGGCAGGAACTGCAGTTCAGTTCCAACCGCTACCGGATCAAGTCCAAGGCCGAGTACCTCGGCGTGGCCGGCGATCGCGAACGCGGCATTCCGACCACCTCGGTCCGCGGCCGGCCGGAAGGCACGCCGCCATGGAACGACGTGTGGACCACCGGCCTGTCCTACGCGCACCACGACCTGGCCGGGATGGAACTGAAGGCGATGGTGTTCAACCAGGAGTTCGAAGGGCTGTTCGGCGCCGACAACTCTGCCACCTTCCAGGATCCGCGCATCGCGCCCAATGGCACGCTGTACGACCAGTCGCGCTCGGTCGCGTCCAAGTGGGGTTCCAAGAGCAGCCTCGGCAAGGACGACCTGCTCGATGGCCGGCTCAAGCTCGCGGGCGGCTTCGACACCCTGTGGGACAGCGGCAAGCAGGATCTCTACGGCACCGGCCGCACCTATGTGCCCGAGTCGGAGTTCCGCGACCTGGCCGCGTTCCTGCAGGGCGAATACCGGCTGCTGCCGCAGCTGACCGTGCACGGCGGCGTGCGCCATGAAGACGCCAGGCTGCGCATCGACAGCTACCAGACCCTGGCCCGCTACAACCGGGTGCAGGTGCAGGGCGGCACGCTGTCCTTCGCCGAGACGCTGTACAACGCCGGCGCGGTGCTGGCGCCGAGCGAGCGCTTCAACGTCTTCGCCAGCTATTCCGAAGGCTTCGGCATGCCCGACGTGGGCCGCGTGCTGCGCTCGATCAACACGC from Xanthomonas sp. DAR 34887 carries:
- a CDS encoding TetR/AcrR family transcriptional regulator; translated protein: MSNVVDLRSAREREQRIRDAALDAAEQCITDKGLGATSFELIAQASDVPCSALRRCFGDKRGLVRALMERSYERSLRTMWMIERPQHLAATDFIAGALEEWLLSEADGRRLRLGLEIDLAAARDPELADYARRRGVSLIEHLGDMLKRLLRGHDDWSGDEQEFQARVYAVAAMCVGLHMMVVGVELKRMHLQLILSESLAGMLRAAPASA
- a CDS encoding TonB-dependent receptor: MPAPLLLSVALFTALATIARAHAQSPDAQTLDTVVVSASRTDQPAETAPQTVVVIDQQQIAQQLAISSNSSDLLSSLLPSYTPSRGKMNGSGETLRGRTPLILVDGIPQSNPLRPTGREAHTIDYAMVERIEVIQGANAMNGLGATGGTINLVTRRPQPGALNQHVEVQTTMPTTDVDAETTSYRTSYRIDGRRDKLDYLLGVGYEDQGLYLDGDGHAIGTDVTQGDLMATRAYDVHAKLGYWIDDRQELQFSSNRYRIKSKAEYLGVAGDRERGIPTTSVRGRPEGTPPWNDVWTTGLSYAHHDLAGMELKAMVFNQEFEGLFGADNSATFQDPRIAPNGTLYDQSRSVASKWGSKSSLGKDDLLDGRLKLAGGFDTLWDSGKQDLYGTGRTYVPESEFRDLAAFLQGEYRLLPQLTVHGGVRHEDARLRIDSYQTLARYNRVQVQGGTLSFAETLYNAGAVLAPSERFNVFASYSEGFGMPDVGRVLRSINTPGTSVASLSALQPVLTRNVELGTRLRGAAWDVDVGVFQSRSDYGTRVIAVDGAFQMAREKTRIEGVDASAKYRLNDRQRLGLAYAYTRGRYDSDGNGTLDAHLDGLNIAPNRVIGSWSSQWTPRLSSFVQAQYAFSRSFDDPQKRFSGYALVDAALNYRLRQGELRLAVANLLDRQYITYYSQSALVEPDRYFAGRGRTLTVGYSLDF